A single region of the Bartonella harrusi genome encodes:
- a CDS encoding aspartate aminotransferase family protein, protein MGTTTIQPLYTCFARRNLHFKKGEGVWLISDKGERYLDLTSGIAVNVLGYAHPKLVETLKKQAEKLWHISNLFQSSEQEALAAQLCANSFADKVFFCNSGAEALECAFKTARHAHYASGHPTRVEIITFEGAFHGRTLATLAATGHEKYLEGFGPKAGGFIQIPFCDKNALRNAINKKTAAILIEPIQGEGGIRTVPRETLRFLRQICDDHNLLLILDEVQTGIGRTGKLFAYEWSDIIPDILTLAKGLGGGFPLGACLATNEVAKSMTPGTHGSTFGGNLLGMAVGNSVLDIILEPGFLHHVQKMGHKLKSGLSKILNSYPDIFSAIQGVGLMLGIQCVAPANAVVNALEKQFVLSVAANNNVVRLLPPLIITEEEVEESLFRIEKAIASLSQTNKKKQVS, encoded by the coding sequence ATGGGCACTACCACTATACAGCCACTTTATACGTGCTTTGCTCGACGGAATTTGCATTTCAAAAAAGGTGAGGGTGTCTGGCTTATTTCTGATAAAGGTGAACGTTATCTCGATTTGACATCTGGTATTGCTGTCAATGTGTTAGGGTATGCACATCCAAAGTTGGTTGAGACCCTCAAAAAACAAGCTGAAAAACTTTGGCATATTTCCAATCTTTTTCAATCATCCGAACAAGAAGCTCTTGCTGCACAACTTTGTGCAAACAGCTTTGCTGATAAGGTTTTTTTCTGTAATTCTGGCGCTGAAGCACTTGAATGCGCATTCAAAACGGCTCGTCATGCTCATTATGCCTCTGGTCATCCAACACGCGTTGAAATTATTACTTTTGAAGGGGCATTTCATGGGCGCACACTTGCAACGCTTGCTGCAACTGGACATGAAAAATATCTTGAAGGCTTTGGACCCAAAGCTGGGGGATTTATTCAAATTCCTTTTTGTGATAAAAATGCTTTGCGGAACGCTATCAATAAAAAGACCGCAGCTATTCTTATTGAACCTATTCAGGGTGAAGGAGGGATACGAACCGTTCCTCGCGAAACTTTAAGGTTTCTGCGCCAAATCTGCGATGATCATAATCTGTTACTCATTCTGGATGAAGTCCAAACAGGTATTGGACGAACAGGAAAGCTTTTTGCTTATGAATGGAGTGATATTATACCTGATATTCTTACGCTTGCAAAAGGACTGGGTGGTGGATTTCCGTTGGGAGCTTGTCTTGCAACAAATGAAGTGGCAAAAAGTATGACACCAGGAACCCATGGTTCAACTTTTGGCGGAAATCTTCTTGGGATGGCTGTAGGCAACAGTGTTCTTGATATCATCTTAGAACCAGGTTTTCTTCACCATGTTCAGAAAATGGGACATAAGCTAAAAAGTGGACTTTCAAAAATTCTCAACAGCTATCCTGATATTTTCTCCGCTATTCAAGGTGTTGGTCTTATGCTAGGTATCCAGTGTGTTGCTCCTGCAAATGCCGTTGTCAATGCCTTGGAAAAGCAATTTGTTCTCAGTGTTGCTGCTAACAATAATGTGGTG
- a CDS encoding GcrA family cell cycle regulator, translated as MGWTYERVELLKKLWSEGLSASQIAAQLGGVSRNAVIGKVHRLKLPGRGKTAQGGARAQKASPSAPSPRIRRTPSAVSPTNAVSCSAEVTPLKVEPVVEDVTETDFPTNSNVVVPLSRQLNLLQLSENTCRWPVGDPLSPDFHFCGADSGENGPYCAFHAKIAFQPISERRRIRV; from the coding sequence ATGGGTTGGACATATGAACGCGTTGAACTTCTTAAGAAGCTTTGGAGTGAAGGGTTAAGTGCAAGTCAGATTGCCGCTCAGTTAGGGGGAGTCAGTAGGAATGCTGTGATCGGTAAAGTGCATCGGTTAAAGTTACCAGGACGTGGTAAGACAGCACAAGGGGGAGCACGTGCACAAAAGGCATCTCCTAGTGCGCCGTCTCCTCGTATACGCCGTACCCCTTCAGCTGTATCGCCAACGAATGCTGTTTCTTGCAGTGCTGAAGTAACACCTTTAAAGGTGGAGCCTGTCGTAGAAGATGTCACAGAAACAGATTTTCCTACAAATTCAAATGTGGTTGTGCCTCTATCACGTCAGCTTAATCTTTTACAATTGAGTGAAAATACATGTCGATGGCCAGTTGGGGATCCTTTATCACCAGATTTCCATTTTTGTGGTGCCGATTCTGGTGAAAATGGTCCCTATTGTGCCTTTCATGCCAAGATAGCATTTCAGCCAATCTCTGAAAGACGACGGATAAGAGTATAA
- a CDS encoding DsbE family thiol:disulfide interchange protein, which translates to MHKVLQKPKNSVSLFALLGLFGPFVFFLLLIMLFFYFTSSKHPNDNFLPLNTLSEKPAPKTNLPLLGKENHLLNSEQFKGRVTLVNFWGSWCLSCRTEHPLLMKIAQDQRFDVIGINYKDSKENAQRFLRNFGNPFKAIGFDTSGYTAINWGVYGPPETFLLNKESLIIAKHVGPLTWQIYQKKILPKIEKAIMTKNSTY; encoded by the coding sequence ATGCACAAGGTCCTTCAAAAACCTAAAAACAGCGTATCTTTATTCGCTTTATTGGGTCTTTTTGGACCCTTTGTGTTTTTTCTTCTTCTCATTATGCTTTTCTTCTATTTTACAAGTAGCAAACATCCCAATGATAATTTCCTTCCTCTAAACACATTATCTGAAAAACCCGCTCCAAAAACCAATCTGCCCCTCCTTGGTAAGGAAAATCATCTTCTCAATTCAGAACAATTTAAAGGACGCGTAACATTGGTCAATTTTTGGGGATCTTGGTGTTTATCTTGTCGCACAGAGCATCCCCTTCTTATGAAGATTGCACAAGATCAACGTTTTGACGTTATTGGTATTAATTATAAGGATAGCAAAGAGAACGCACAACGCTTTTTGAGAAATTTTGGTAATCCTTTTAAAGCTATTGGCTTTGACACTTCAGGATATACAGCTATTAATTGGGGTGTCTATGGACCACCAGAAACTTTTCTTTTGAATAAAGAAAGTCTTATTATTGCCAAACATGTGGGACCTTTAACATGGCAAATTTATCAGAAAAAAATTCTGCCAAAAATTGAAAAAGCTATTATGACAAAAAATTCAACGTATTAA
- a CDS encoding heme ABC transporter permease has protein sequence MKKTSHIYKTRSLPPSLTRFMKISSAILPWLTGIIFCLLFLGFVLIVHSPDDYQQGITVKIMYIHVPFAWLSTFGYIIISIAALESLVWRHHLADIALRCGAPIGALFTALALMTGALWGCPTWGTWWVWDARLTSVLILLFIYLAIIMLARAFDNKTKATRATAILTLVGLINIPIIKFSVNWWNTLHQSASLLRSGGPTIEHAMLWPLITMILCFSLLFILLYLMAMRNEINRRHIQILQIKKARYVQHQDSSSCST, from the coding sequence ATGAAGAAAACATCTCACATATATAAAACAAGGTCACTTCCACCAAGTTTAACCCGTTTTATGAAAATAAGCAGTGCTATTTTGCCTTGGTTAACGGGTATCATATTCTGTCTTCTTTTTTTAGGGTTTGTTCTGATTGTGCATTCGCCTGATGACTATCAACAAGGTATCACCGTCAAGATTATGTATATTCATGTACCATTTGCCTGGCTCTCAACATTTGGTTATATCATAATAAGCATTGCTGCATTAGAAAGTTTGGTTTGGAGACATCATCTTGCTGATATCGCACTCAGATGCGGTGCGCCTATTGGAGCACTTTTTACCGCTTTGGCTCTGATGACTGGTGCACTTTGGGGGTGCCCAACATGGGGAACGTGGTGGGTATGGGATGCACGTCTTACATCAGTTTTAATTTTACTTTTTATCTACCTTGCCATTATCATGCTTGCTCGCGCTTTTGATAACAAAACAAAAGCGACACGCGCTACAGCAATTCTCACACTCGTTGGGCTGATCAATATTCCCATTATTAAATTCTCCGTTAATTGGTGGAATACACTCCATCAATCAGCGTCACTTTTACGTTCAGGAGGACCAACTATCGAGCATGCTATGTTATGGCCCCTCATAACAATGATATTGTGTTTCAGCCTTCTGTTTATTTTACTCTATTTGATGGCTATGCGAAATGAAATCAATCGTCGTCATATCCAAATACTTCAGATTAAAAAAGCCCGTTATGTACAACATCAGGATTCTTCATCATGCTCGACCTAA
- the ccmB gene encoding heme exporter protein CcmB: protein MKALFWRDLKLALTPQASSLTGLLFFIAVVLVTPFAIGPDPKVLAQIGPGILWFGALLAGLLNLNKLFQTDHDDGTFDQFILSEQRQSLTLIVFTKCLAHWVGTMFPLLFVTPILAFMLHLDATITFTTILTLLCGTPAIIFIGAIGAALAISLLHSTLLIFIIILPWIIPIMIFGVSAAIAPTNPHISFCASLTLLIAFSLLLSLFSSFVAAITLKLLSES from the coding sequence ATGAAAGCTCTGTTCTGGCGTGATCTTAAACTCGCTTTAACTCCGCAAGCCTCTTCGTTAACAGGACTTTTGTTTTTCATCGCTGTTGTTTTGGTAACCCCCTTTGCCATTGGACCAGATCCTAAAGTACTGGCACAAATAGGCCCAGGCATATTATGGTTTGGAGCTCTTCTCGCAGGACTTCTCAATCTGAATAAACTTTTTCAAACTGATCACGATGATGGAACATTTGACCAATTTATCCTCTCTGAACAAAGACAAAGTTTGACATTGATCGTCTTTACCAAATGCCTTGCCCATTGGGTAGGAACAATGTTTCCTCTTCTTTTTGTTACTCCTATTTTAGCATTCATGCTCCATTTAGATGCTACGATCACTTTCACAACGATACTTACTCTCTTATGCGGAACACCTGCCATTATTTTTATCGGCGCGATAGGAGCAGCCCTAGCTATATCATTGTTACACAGTACTCTTCTCATTTTTATCATCATCTTACCGTGGATTATTCCAATTATGATTTTTGGTGTTTCAGCTGCTATAGCGCCAACAAATCCACATATCTCTTTTTGTGCTTCCTTGACTCTTCTTATTGCTTTTTCACTTCTTTTGAGTCTTTTTAGCTCTTTTGTTGCCGCTATAACGCTCAAGCTTTTATCAGAATCATAA